The Streptomyces puniciscabiei genomic interval CCGCCGATCTCGGCGAACTTCTTCGTGTCCCACGGCAGCAGGGCGCCGGTCGCCTGCAGGGAGGCGCTCCAGGTGTTGCCGATGTTCAGCACGTCCGGGCCCTGACCCGAGGTGGTCGCGGTGAGGATCCGGTTGAGCAGGTCGGACCAGGGCACGACCTCCAGCTTCACCTTGATCCCGGTCTGCTTCTGGAACTTGTCGAGTTCGGGCTGGAGGACCTGCTTGTCGACGGCGATGCTCGCGCCCTGGTTGGAGGCCCAGTACGTCAGCGTCTTCGGCGAGTCGTTGGACCCGCCGCCGCTGGACGAGCCGCCTCCGCAGGCCGTGGCCGCGAGGACGAGAGACAGGGTGACGGCGCCTGTGGCCGCGGCTCGGATGCTGCGCATGGCTCCTGGTGTCCCTTTCCGGGAGTCGAGAAGCCCGAGGCTGCTCGCGGGAGCCGACGCCCTTGCCAACCGTTCGGCTCCGAAAGCCCCTCATGGCTTAATTTACGACGTGAGTTAAACCGTCCGGGGAACGCTCGTCAAGAGATCCGACAGCGCCGAACGGCGGAACGGCCGGGAAAGATGAGCTCCCGGATCCCGCCGGGCCCGCGCCACGGACCCGGCGGGCACGTGGCGCGGACCCGGCGGGCACGTGGCGCGGACCCCTCCCCGCTACCGGACCGGCACCGGCCGGGGTGCCGGGGCGTAGCCGGTGGGGCGGGTCGTGAAGGTGCCCCGACCCTGGGTGCGGCTGCGCAAGCGGGTCGCGTAGCCGAAGAGTTCGGCCAGCGGCACGGTCGCGGTCAGTACGGCCGCGCCGCCGCGGGTCCCGGAGCCGCCGACCCGGCCGCGCCGGGCCGCCAGGTCACCGAGGACCGAGCCGACGGCGTCCTCCGGCACGGTGACGGTGACCTCGGCGACCGGCTCCAGCACGGTGAGCGTGCAGGCGCGCAGGGCCTCGCGCAGCCCGAGCCGGCCGGCGGCCCGGAAGGCCGTGTCCGAGGAGTCCTTCACATGGGTGGAGCCATCGGTGAGCGTGACCCGCAGCCCGGTCACCGGGTGCCCTGCCAGCGGGCCCTCGGCGAGCGCGTCCCGGCAACCGGCCTCGACCGCGCGCACGTACTCCTGCGGCACCGCACCACCTGTCACGGCGGAGCGGAACTCGAAGCCGGTGACGCCGACTTCGGGGCCGAGTGGTTCCACGTCGAGCACGACATGGGCGAACTGCCCTGCCCCGCCGTCCTGTTTGACATGCCGGAACACGAACCCGGTCACTCCCCCGACGACCGTCTCGCGGTAGGCGACGCGCGGCCGGCCCACGGTGACCTCCGGTCCGCCGTCGCGGCGGATCTTCTCCACCGCGACCTCCAGATGGAGTTCGCCCATGCCGGACAGCACGGTCTGCCCGGTCTCGGCGTCGGTGCGCACCACCAGCGAGGGATCCTCCTCGGCGAGCCGCGCCAGCGCCGTGGCCAGCCGGCCGGTGTCCGTGGCGCGCCGGGCCTCGACCGCGACGGACACCACGGGGTCGGCGGCCACCGGCGGTTCCAGCAGCAGCGGGGCGCCGGGGTCGCACAGCGTGGAGCCGGCCCGAGCCGACTTCACACCGGCGAGGGCGACGATGTCACCGGCGACCGCGCGCTCCAGCTGCGCGTGCCGGTCCGCCATGACCCGCAGGATGCGCGCCACGCGCTCGGTGCGCCCGGTGCCCGGGTTCCACACGGTGTCTCCCTTCTCGACGGTGCCCGCATAGACGCGCACGTAGGCCAGCCGTCCGGTGGTGCTCGCGGTCACCTTGAACACCAGCCCCGCGAACGGCACTTCGGGGTCGGCGGCGCGCTCCTGCTCGGTCCCGTCGTGGACGCCGCGTACGGCCGGGACGTCCAGCGGCGAGGGCAGATAGGCGACCACCGCGTCCAGCAGCGGTTCGATGCCGCGGTTGCGGTAGGCGGAGCCGCACAGGACGACCACGCCGTCCCCGGTGCGGGTCAGGTCCCGCAGGGTGGCGGCGAGGGTGCCTGCGGACAGTGTCTCGCGCTCGCAGAACTCCTCCAGGGCGGCCGGGTGCAGCTCCGCCACGGTCTCCTCCAGCGCCCTCCGGCGCCGTACCGCCTCCTCGCCCAGCGACTCGGGCACGGGGCCCTCCACGGCCGTACCCGCGCCGTCGGCCCAGCACAGCGAGCGCATCCGTACGAGGTCCACCACACCCGTGAAGGCGCCCTCGGCGCCGATGGGGAGCTGGACGACGAGCGGCACGGGATGCAGGCGCTGCCGGATGGACTCGACGGCCCGGTCGAGGTCGGCGCCCGCCCGGTCCATCTTGTTGACGAAGGCGATCCTCGGCACGCCGTGCCGGTCCGCCTGCCGCCACACCGACTCGCTCTGCGGCTCGACGCCGGCGACGGCGTCGAACACGGCGACCGCGCCGTCGAGGACCCGCAGTGAGCGCTCGACCTCGTCGGCGAAGTCGACGTGGCCGGGGGTGTCGATGAGGTTGATGCGGTGCCCGTCCCAGGCGCAGCTGACGGCGGCGGCGAAGATGGTGATGCCGCGGTCGCGCTCCTGCGGGTCGAAGTCGGTGACGGTGGTGCCGTCGTGCACCTCGCCCCGCTTGTGGGTGGTACCCGTCGCGTACAGGATCCGCTCGGTGACGGTGGTCTTGCCGGCGTCGACGTGGGCGAGGATGCCGAGGTTGCGGATCGCGGCGAGGCTGGTGGTGTTCGTGCGCACGGCCCAGGGCCTTTCTGCGGATCAGGCCTGATGTTGAGGCCCGAATCGGGGAAGAGGGCAGCGCGATTGCCCGTGCGTCCGACGTCAGCGGGGCGTCACGGGTCTCCGGTGCCGGCCGCGCAGCGGGCACCGGCCGGGCCGGGACACGAGGATCACCTCGTACCGGGAGCGGGGAGCGACGACAGCGGTGCGTACGCGCACGGCCGGGCTCCCCTCTGTGTCGGACGACAGGCACCGCCGTACGGTCGGGGCGGTGCTCGGTACGGGACGACGGTACGAGAGGGAGGCGGGCGGGGCACGTCATTTTCCGCCGGGGCCACGCCGAGTTGGAGACTGTTGCCCCGCTGGTGACGCGAAAGGACAGGGTGATGGCCGAGGAAGTGCATCGATGACTGAAGGAGGACGCCGTACCGTTGAAAGGCCTTGACCCCGAGGCATGGGAGCGGGGCGGCGGTGACCTGGAACCACTGCGCGGGATTCTGGGCGACGTACGTGTGCTGGGGATGGGCGAAGCGACGCACGGGACGGCCGAGTTCTTCCGGCTCGAACACCTGTTACTGCGCTTCCTCGTCGAGGAGATGGGGTTCACCGCCCTGGCCATGGAGGCGAGCGCCTCGGCAGCCGCGCCGGTCGACGACTATGTGCTGCACGGAACCGGTGACGCCGCCGGTGTACTGGCCGGCCTCGGCTTCTGGACGTGGCGCACTCGGGAAATGCTCGATGTCGTCGAGTGGATGCGCGCCCACAACCGAACGGTTCCCAAGGACCGGGCCGTACGTTTCGTGGGTATCGCCCCCCAGCGATGCGGCCCCTCCCTGGCGGCACTGGCGGCCGTGCTGCGTACGGTGGCACCGGAACGGGCGGACCTCACCGGCGGCCCGCTCGGCACACTGGTGGACGCCGGCACGGGATCACTCGTGGACCAGCGCCCCCAACTCCTCGCCGAGGCAGGCGACCTGGCGCGGTTCCTCGAGGCAGAGCGTCCCCGGCTTGCCTCGCGCGTCGGGGACGCGGCCGTCGGTCACGCACTCAGGCATGCGCGCATGATCGTGGCCGCGGCCGACGTGGCCTCCCGGCCGCCGCGCGGCGACGGCGAGGAGACGGGCGCGCCGGCCGCCCGGGACCGCCACATGGCCCAGGAAGTGATCTCCCTGGAGGAGGGGTCCGGCGGGAAGGTGGCTGTCTGGGCCCACAACGGCCATGTCTGCACCGACCGTTACGCGGGAGACATACCCGCCATGGGGCATCACCTCAGGGATCACTACGGTGACCGCTACTACGCCTTGGGCCTGCTGTTCGGCGAGGGCGCCTTCCGCGCCCGCCCCGGAAACTCCGCGACACGACCGCCCAGGAAGCACACCATCGGTGCGGCAGGTCCGCCTTCCGTCGAGGCCCGACTGGCCTCGGCCAACTCCCAAGATCACCTGATCGACCTCCGGGCCGGCCGGGCCCGGCCCGCCGTCGCCCGGTGGCTGGGGAGCCCGCAGTTCACGCGGTCCTTCGGGGCCGGCGTGCCACGCGTGACGTACCGCTTCTCCATGACTCGCACCGTAC includes:
- the fusA gene encoding elongation factor G yields the protein MRTNTTSLAAIRNLGILAHVDAGKTTVTERILYATGTTHKRGEVHDGTTVTDFDPQERDRGITIFAAAVSCAWDGHRINLIDTPGHVDFADEVERSLRVLDGAVAVFDAVAGVEPQSESVWRQADRHGVPRIAFVNKMDRAGADLDRAVESIRQRLHPVPLVVQLPIGAEGAFTGVVDLVRMRSLCWADGAGTAVEGPVPESLGEEAVRRRRALEETVAELHPAALEEFCERETLSAGTLAATLRDLTRTGDGVVVLCGSAYRNRGIEPLLDAVVAYLPSPLDVPAVRGVHDGTEQERAADPEVPFAGLVFKVTASTTGRLAYVRVYAGTVEKGDTVWNPGTGRTERVARILRVMADRHAQLERAVAGDIVALAGVKSARAGSTLCDPGAPLLLEPPVAADPVVSVAVEARRATDTGRLATALARLAEEDPSLVVRTDAETGQTVLSGMGELHLEVAVEKIRRDGGPEVTVGRPRVAYRETVVGGVTGFVFRHVKQDGGAGQFAHVVLDVEPLGPEVGVTGFEFRSAVTGGAVPQEYVRAVEAGCRDALAEGPLAGHPVTGLRVTLTDGSTHVKDSSDTAFRAAGRLGLREALRACTLTVLEPVAEVTVTVPEDAVGSVLGDLAARRGRVGGSGTRGGAAVLTATVPLAELFGYATRLRSRTQGRGTFTTRPTGYAPAPRPVPVR
- a CDS encoding erythromycin esterase family protein, with translation MKGLDPEAWERGGGDLEPLRGILGDVRVLGMGEATHGTAEFFRLEHLLLRFLVEEMGFTALAMEASASAAAPVDDYVLHGTGDAAGVLAGLGFWTWRTREMLDVVEWMRAHNRTVPKDRAVRFVGIAPQRCGPSLAALAAVLRTVAPERADLTGGPLGTLVDAGTGSLVDQRPQLLAEAGDLARFLEAERPRLASRVGDAAVGHALRHARMIVAAADVASRPPRGDGEETGAPAARDRHMAQEVISLEEGSGGKVAVWAHNGHVCTDRYAGDIPAMGHHLRDHYGDRYYALGLLFGEGAFRARPGNSATRPPRKHTIGAAGPPSVEARLASANSQDHLIDLRAGRARPAVARWLGSPQFTRSFGAGVPRVTYRFSMTRTVLEREYDGLAYVARSTPSVPLSREAGCGRCHHPRGRQRPHLDHRKVKLSSSADLIKWLEWVRPPI